CATGTTCCCCTGTTGTACAATACGCAAAGGCAACTCGGCATGAGCAATTCAGGAGTTACAAGGCTCAGTTCACTGCTGGCTTCCAGTCAGCTGGGAGTGCTGCCTGAAGGGTCAGGGATCAAAAGGCACATTTCCTGATCCAGGCACATTCTGCATTTCCAAGTCTTGCTATTGTTCAGTTTAAGAGGGAACATCTTAATAGTAGCAATCCTCTGCTGGGTCAGCAAGGACCACACAAGGCAACAGAGTGGATACCAGGAAATGCAAATCCAATCCCATCTCCATAGAGCATCCTGTACCAGCCAAGGTAACACACTTCCCACTGCAAAAGAGCAGAACAGCTACCCCACCAGCACCAGCTTACTGTCCATTGCAGCACCTTCATGCTCAAAGAGCAGCATCAGATTATCCAGCGCAGGGCAAGACAGCACAGACTCTTCCCACTGACATTATTTGCACATAGGTAAACTTCAGAGcatgctgctcagcacagaggTTTCGTAAGGGGAAAGACACCTAATGGAAACATACATTCCCCATTTCCTCCCAGTGCTTTGccactcagcactggtgagtgGTCCCAGGATGCTCTTAACACATCCTAGGAATGGGACAAACACCAAGAGCAGGAAAGACAAGCCTTCCTTACACATCCCCCCACCAAAGAGGATGGACCATCACAGTAAAATATAAGTCCTAGGGTGATGCTGGGTTTGCCTTTCTAAAGGAAAACCCTTATGAAACACACTTCCTAcagctcagcccagctcccATTTACAgatctccttcctttcccactCTCACTTGACGTTCAGTGCCAAGtgcctggcagcagctgggaagctAGTATCATTCCTATTTGTATGCAATTGGGTTTTGCACATCATGAAGAGAAATGCTCGTAAAGGCAAGCCGCAGGATCTCCGGGGAATAAATGCCAGTACTTGCTCCGCACAATTCACTCAAGAATCAAATACCCAGTGTGACTATCTAGAGGTTCTCAAGGTCCTCCTCGGTAGTCCAGAGGAAGGAACATCATGAATGCATGACAGCACACGGAAAGAAAGAGGCCTGATGAGGCGGGATCCACCACAGGAAAGTGTGCTCTCTTTGGGTGAAATGACCCTCAAAGTGAGACATTTCAGAGCCCTGAGGGCTGAGGTGATGGGAGCAGGGGTGGGACCTCTCCCTGAACACTGCTGTCTGGGGCAGCAGGTGGACTCAGCACACTCAGTGCACAGCCCTTCACATCACAGAGGTGTGTCTGGTACTCCCAGAGACCACAGGTCCAGACACACTGCCTTGAGAAACACCCTCCGACAGCCAGTCTGCTCCCATCACAAATGAGACAACtttaaaatgacagagaaaGAGGTACAGATTCCCCAGCGGTATCACAGCACGGCTGAGCTGGGCGCTTCACTGCACATAGCCTGATTCTGGGACCCCTTCCCTGAAATACCCACACTGTCCCCCTTCCCAACAAACAGATGCATATCTCAAAGCCCTGTCAGAGGAAGGAAGCGATCCTCACCCCACAGGATGAAACCACAGAGGGTGAAACCACTACAATAAGCCACGGCACTTTGCTGTCAGACTTTGCTCAGAAACAGGAGAGCCTTTACCTGCCAGACAGCAGCAATGAGAGGCGGTCAATGGGCGTCTTGCCCTCCACCGCGTAATTCTGGTCTCTGACGAGCGACTGGACCTGCTCTTCACAGCACTTCACAATTTCTTTGTAGGCATCCAGGGGCACCTGCAAGGGCAGGTACATGGTCTTGTAGAGGAGGTTAAACTCTTCGGGGATGGTGTCTCTGCGGAGCCGATAAGCCAGGTGAGCCAGCTGAAGCAAGCAGGCGAGGACGAGCAGCATGTTCCAGATGAAGATATCCAGTCCGCAGGCGCTCAGCCAGCCCCACAGGGCATAGCAGAAGTAGCCTGGGGCCAGGAGGCCAAAAATATAGAGGGACCCAAAGATGCCACTTCCCCCCATGTAACCCAGAAGGACAATGCAGCTGGCCAGATGATAGGCTGCCCCCTCCAAAGTGTCCTTCCAGGCATCACACACCggaggctggagaagagccTGGTCCCACGAGAGGCTGCTTGTGCTCATCCTTCCCCACTCCCCACCCTCCCTGGCTGTCCTGTGCTCAAACTGAATTGTCATACGCAAAGAGTGCTGCAGAGGTCTGAAACCAGAGCTgctgttcctcctcctcctcctcttgagCACCAGCTGGTCCCACAGCAGCGAGCTTCAGAGTGACATGGTAAAACGCTGCTGAATGTTTCTGCACCCAAAAAACAATCCCAAAAGGGCTCGTTGCTTTGTGTCTCACAGACCGGCGGCTGGCCCCCTCCTTAGCCACAGCACTGAGAAAAGAAACTTGCAAACAGGAGGTGAAAAGAGCTCAATTAAAGGAAGAGTAGAGGCCATTAGCTGGAAAAACTCACAAACAGGACAGAGATCTCCTTGCACTCGCTGCTCTTTCGCCTGCCCTCCGGCAAATGGAAATAGCGACCGtgagagagcagcagagggagCTGGTGTTGAGTGTGGAATGTGTATCACTTGGCAGCGGAAAGAAGAGAGACCCCAAATGGATAACCATGTTTGGAATTGAAATCCAAGGAGCACAAGCAGGGAGGAGAACAGAGAGCAAGCATGCACCCGCTACTTAACATAACTCAGGCACCCAGATAAGCCCAGCGCAGAGcgaggaggggaaaggagaggggaaaacaaCCAGCTTATCGCAGCGAGCTCCAGCCACACATGGGGCTCTGCACCGCTCTGTGCCCCTGCAAGAGAGCCACTGTCACCCAgcgctaaaaagaaaaaaggtcacCCCCTTCTCCTGCTGTGGCTTGCAGCACTTAGCAAAAGAGAGAGGCTGGTTCTCAAGAAATGCTTTCCAGGCGCGGCAGCAGAGCCTCCCCCTTGCCCCAGGAAGCTCCATCTCGTGTGGCGTTTTGGGCCAAGGGGCATGAGGTAAAGCTCCGCACGGGCAGAGAGTTGTGGCTGCAAGTTTAAAGCTACAGTAAATGAGCCATTGGGACCAGCTTCATCTATCACAAAGAGGAAACTATCCTGCCTCCAACTGCGAGAGTGTAACACCTGGGAGCATGCTTTGTGGGGAAACCCTAGTCGAGGGAGGATTCTCCTACCCCACAGATAACAGGCTCCGTAGGGAAGCATCCTCAGGAAACGCCAtctcacatttttatttcttcataacTATTTCAGACCTTCATTCGATGTGAAAAGCAGACAATTTCCACTTGGGTAACCCAGGATACAGGCACAAGGGACCTGCTGAGTCCAGTCCTCCATGGTCAGCTACAGAAAAGATGTGTAAATGCAATTTCTCCCCTGCTTCGAGTAACACGTTGTGAGTCGTACACGCAGGATCTGCCCTGTTGCTTGGAAGCAGTTACATTTCAGGCTTTGACGCAACCTGCACAGTCAGTCAACAGTATGAAGTCAGCCTGCATGGGTCAGTGGAGTAGAGATAGGGTTTCAAGGATGGTCATGTTTCAGTCCGAGCTTGCAGCTGCCCTGCCTAACGTGCCATTCCCACTGGCACCATTCACTTAAAGACACACTAATCACCTCTTCTACTAACAGTGCTCTGGATAACACTGTCTACTGGGCAAAGCTGAAACAGTGCTTTATGGCAGCCTGAAAGAATTCATCACGAGCTGGGGCAGTACAATCTACCTCTACAATGATTAGTCCCCATGCAACACAGAGTGGTACCACTCCTAGGAACAGCAAAAGCTGTGCCATCTTGACAGGTTGCCATGtgtgaaggaaggaagacaaatTAAGCTTTGAATGGTGGGGGAGGAGTACAATCCATTCAGAAAGACGCTTTCTGTTAAGGGTGAAGTGAATCAGGGAACCTTTTCTCCAGTGGTTCCTAATAAGAGATCAATCCTACAGACTGAAGCAGAACAAGGCTCAGCTGCAAGAGGTATGGGGAAATGAAGAACCTAATTTCTCTTGACCTTGTCTGCAAAGAGGGAAGGATGATCTTATAGCTGAAGCACTACAATAAAAAACTTAGGAGCCAAGTTCTGTTTTTTGTACCATTGCCATGTACTTGCTAGATGATCTCAACAACTTGCCTACCTTTAAGCGTCTGAAAAAAGATCAACATTATAAGGGATCCTCTTTCTGAGATAGGCAGACAGTTGATAGGGATATGGGATATCAAGACTGAGAACACTCAGAAGAAAGATACTTCACGTAAGACCTCCGAGACAAAACTGAACTGCTGTGAACAGCAGTGTAGAACAATGTTAGAGGAAGCATTCTGAGAAGCAACATTGCAATTTCTCCCCCCTTTCCATACTATCAAGAAACTTTCGCAACAACATCAAAGAAAGagaccagaaagaaaattactaaTTTCACTCCTTGGGTAAATTCCTGAGCTAGAAAATACTCTGGAACACAACTTTAACAACTTGTTAGGACAAAGGTGCTACCTCAGGCATCCTTCAGAAGACAAAGAGCGGCGCTCCAGTAACCCCAGAGGCACGTGCTGGGGTCAGagtgctgccagggatgaggaCAGCCTGCTGTGACCTCCTTACAGAAGGCAGACAGGAAGCTTTAAGCCCACAGCAGTAACAGCACCAAGCTCCCACTGGAAACCATACAGCCTTTCTGCTGGGGCTGAATGTGATGCTGTAGAGAGAATGCTATAGCCTTTTAAAAGGTAGATCTCTGAGCACACGCTAGAGATTGATTTAGGTGTTTTCAGGcccagtttttcttttaaaaaggaagatttgTAAAGTGGTTCAACCAGCAAGGCTCaaatcttcctttcttcctagAGCACACCATGGCCATACAGTCTCCAGAGCACTTTCAGCTCTCCATCCAGCACGAGTTCAAAAAGctctttattttccaaagaGAAATTCTATTTTCATACCTTGCCTTCAGTTAGAACATGTGCTTTCCCTCCAGGGAAGCTGGGGTTCATCCAAGATGAGCAATCAAAAGCCAATACCAATTCAAGGGGGAAAGCCACACAAGTATTAAAAGGGAGGTACCAAGGCCCAAAACAATTTGCCATCAAGAGTGCAAGTACACAGAAAACACCTAAGCAGCATTAACACTCTTCCCTGGAAGAGGATAGACATTACAGCAAAATGAGtctgtgaagaaataaaatagacaTGTCAAGCTTTTCAGCAGTGAAACTAGCAGTCCATAAACAGATACTCCACTGGTTTCCCCACTTACAATGAATTCAACCAGTAGCATATTATACTTAGCCCCGTGAGATGATGCAATCCAGGTGCAGGCTGCACTATGTTTGTCAAACAAATCCTCTGTTCTGCAGCACTTCACCGAGAGTTTATCAGTCCCAAATCTCACAGCAGCTGGCTATTTTGCCCATCTTCAGGAAGCCTACAGATTCACTACTGATCCTATAAGCTTAAGATGACTAGTACGATCACCTGCGTTGAGGACAATAAGACCTTGACAGCTTAAAGTCAGAGAGGGCATAATCaggcattttttatttgttctgtaGTAATTAAAATCCTTTTTGATTTATTATGTAGTGCATCGCTGGCATTAGTCTGCAAAGCTGTTACTTACACACTAATATACCCTGTAGCTTCAAAATAGTTACATATATAGTCACATTACAGCTGTTGGGAAAGGTCTAAGGCCTGCTCCAGACTACCTCATAGGGAATCACAAAGGGACATGTACTGTATGTAGCTGAACTGCTACACAATTCAGCCCCATTTCGTGCTACTGCCACGTTTCACACCCTCACAGGTACACCAAACACCCTGTGCAGGGTAGTGTCTCACCAGCTCTATTGGTAACTAGTAGCACAGCGCCAGTAACTCCCACTCCCCAAATCAAGCCTTGAACCCACTGCCCCGGAAATCTGTAGCAACAAATTGAGCCACTCAGCAAGAAATGTGATTTGACTACAAGGTTTTGTTGCTTTAAGTATAGAGTTGTCCCGTACCCATTCTGTCCATGTTGCATATGGGTATCACAGGATCACACTCATCATCTTCCTTCCAAAAGCTTTCCATAGTATCTTACCATGCTTTTACCTTCAGGCACGCCAAGATGTCTTGAGCTTACAGAATTTGTAAATCCTGTAAACCCACTTTTCTTGACCCAATTTAATAGCACTGAATCTCACTTGACTTCTGACCCCTGCCCCGCTCTTTACTCTGTAACACCATTTCCACAGTTTACCCAGACTGGACATACTACCACAAAGCTGACGCTCATCCACCTTTTAATGTTCTCTTCAGTTCAAGCTCTGGCATGCATTGattcagaaataaatagcaTTATTTAAGCTTCCACCTCAAGATAAGAATAAACATCATGAGGAGAGCCAGGTCCTGCTCCCCGGACAGCTACAGGccttcacagaatcccagactggtttgtgttggaagggaccttaaagctcatgcagttgcaacccctgccacaggcagggacaccttccactagagcagacTGGCCTGTCCAGCCAGCTCCACATGCATCCCTTCTCATAGGCTGAAAACCAACATGGGCACAACTCTTACATCAAGACAGGAGAGCAGACAAGCAGCAGAAAACTGTCTTAAAAGCCCAGCTTGTCCCTGGCAGCCATTTTAAAGTGCATTTCCTCAGACTCCAGAACCTTCATGAAACATTGCTGGAAGCAGTCAAAACTCTCCTCACCCAACTTGACAGTCTCAGCAGAGACACCACCGAGCGCTACACTCTAACCATCCGCAACCTATTCATTGCTACTCATTGCTCAAAACGTGCAGAACCCTGCAGAGAAACAATGATGACTGCACCCATCCCTCCAACAGGATCAAAGCCAAGGGAAGAATCAAGACAAAGCACAGATTTTGTATCTCCAGTCTCTGAAAAGCAAACTCGGCAGGAGAAGGAAGCAATCAGTGATGCTGTCTTAAGCAAAGTCAACTCACCAAAGGAAAGCCACCACCACTAGGGTTGCACAGCAACTTAGTATGAAACCAAAGTCCCTGCACAAGTGTAACAAACTTAACAACTGCACTCTTTGGGCTCAATTGCAAAAAGGAATCAAAGGCCACAATCACCCTCCCACTGTCACGTCACAcaggtgaggaaaaaaacatttagaaaatacaAGCCCATGCACACCTAGCACAAGAcctcaaacacagcaaaaattGGCATAAAAAAGCTTGCTTTTCAGGCAAATTTACTGTACATACATCTGTAGTCCTCTGCTCCCTTTCCCTGTATGAACCACTGGCACAAGAATTTGAGTTTgataaaattagaaataatgCAGCTTGAATCCTACGGTAAAGCTATTCAAAAGAAGTTCAAAGAATTCTAACCGGGGAAAGCAAATCCAGTTTTGAGTCTAAGGAAAGATCATTTCATAAGGCTGTGGTCATCTTTTGGTACAAATATAGTTACATCTACCATCACAAACCGCACCACAAGCTCCAGCACGACTTTGCTGAAAGCAGTAACAGATCAGTGTTATTAGCGTGATTTCTCAATTTGAATCAGTGAGAAAACCCACCAAAGGCGTATATGTTCAGCCACAACACCAGAGGAACCTGTGTTCTCATGTCAATGAGTAAGCAGGCTTTTCTCACTCCCTCCACTCCTACAGCACACTGTTTGCCATGAGGGGAGCAGTCTTATTTCTctacttaaaaagaaacagaagccaGGAACACTGGTCATTTTCAGACTTttattaagaggaaaaaatatattttctatagCAGTGATCAAGAGCTAACAGGGGAAAAGCCACGGATGTGATGCACAGTCTATCATTAACAACTCTTTATAAATACTTTCTTTATATTTGTTCGTTGAAGTAACttgcagaaataatttattttgcagcTTTCCAGAACACAGTCACACCACAGACATCACCtagaagagagaggaaagacaGCTTCACAAAACATGGATTTCCACTGGATACTGAGGGACTgttcaaagataaaaaaaccccaagcaaactAAGCaccaacaaacccacaaaacccaagcTCCCAGCCCTAGCACTGGAAATCCAAGGTGAAGTTTGGATCTACTGGAACAGATCAGAGGCAGAACCatactctgctgctgaagagctaCTCACAAAAGGCTGTATGCTGCCAGGTGGCTTCACACCCTCATGAGCACTCCAGTGTCAATAAGGAGTACTTTGCCTTCCCTCTCACAAGGAAGACACTTTTGCCATCATGAACAGTACTCTGGGCCTTCCAGTGGCACCAACTGAGACACCAGGGCACTTCAGAGGCAGGGGTCCTGAAGGCTGTACTCACCACATTCACAGTCCTGCTCATCTCATATCTTGAAGCCCAGGGCTCTCAAACACTCTTTGTGAGCTTCAATTAGGTGCCCACAATTTTCTTCACCCTTCTCAATGATGCTGCAAAACAAAGTGATTTCCAAGGTTCAACATCAAAATGTTTGCTTGCTATTTGTCAAAGCCACAGAACTGACAAGCTGCTGGAGACAATCAAAAATCCCTATTCAGCCTCAGAGATCTTTTTGCCTAACCTGTTCAGGGTAGTACTATACTTGCCAAAAACTTTATACCTCTCAGAAAGTTGCCACAGTCTGGAGCTGCATACCTAAAATCTGATGAAATGTGTAACAGACTTTCCTATTAGCTGGCCTGTGTCTATTCTGGGCAAGTCTAGACAGGGATTTGTTATACAACACAAAGCTGTCACATCACTTCAAGTATGCCAATCTCGCCAGCAACCCGGTTCAAATAATTTGGTACAGAAGCCACAAAATTTCTCCAGTAAGAGACCAATACAGAACAGACTGACCAGTAAATGATGTTTTAGTCCAGCTTCAGTTGGTATTTAGGGAacctgaaggaaaaaacccctgCCCAGCAACTGctaaaaaaattattcaccACATATGGTAACTTTTGATGTTACTCATCCGTCCAAGTGTCTAACACATATCCAAATAATGGTAAGAACCTAGCACCACTTATGCATCATGTATACCACAAAAGTGGTTCAGACTCACTCTTTGATGGACCAAAGTGCTTCCTGTCCCCAGAGGCGGGGATTCCAACACTCTGCAAAGCACAGGTCATGGGCCTGATAGACCCTCAGATGCCATGTTATGTCATTCTTGCCACCAAAGGAAGAAAGTACCAAGTtgtgaataattaaaatatcctattttctaaatcatttgatcatagaatggtttgtgttgaaacggaccttaaagctcaaccagttccaaccccctgccacgggcagggacaccttccactagagcaggttgctccaagcccctgtgtccaacctggccttgagcactgccagggatggggcagccacagcttctctgggcaccctgtgccagtgcctcagcaccctcacagggaaaaggcTTTAAGCTTAATTACACTAAGTAGGGCCAGGTCTGCTGGCTGCCCAGTACTTGCACCCTACCACTCTTTTCACAGGGGCCCTGGACTCACCTTCACTCTACCACCTAACTAGACACACAGCCCTAAATTCAGCAAAATACAGTGTCCAGCATCATGTCACCTACCAAACAACCAATGTACTGCCTGTCAGggtgaaaacaaagaaatgacaAATGCAGCTATATACCTAATTGTCAAGTTTTCACCTCTATGAGACCTGTCATCCTGAGACCTAAACCCCAAAATAAGCCATTTAAGAAAATGGCACTTATAATtaattaaacaataaaaatgctACTACCTGCTGGTACTTGTTGCTTTAGTCAGTTAACAGTAGGGAAGATTTGTAAGCAGCATTAAAAGCTAATCTCTGAAACCTGTTTTAAACCAGGGCTATGAGATATTAATCTCTTCATTTCTAATTGATCCCTTTAAAGCatgttctcctcctccctctcccatccCTCTTGGCTGCTCCAGCACCCTCCGTCCGTGTTGGGGAGAGCTCCCAGCATCACCCCGGCAACGCTGTCAAGGGCAGGAACTCCgggaaggcagcagggaggggaatGCACCGGCCCAAACCGCGCACGTAGGGCGGAAACGGACTGAGGACGGGTTAAAGTTAAAACGCCCGTTCCAAGCAGCTCGGTTATGGGCCGCGCCCCCGGAGGGGAGTAACCGCGCAGGAGCTGCCCGGCCGCCCCCCCGGGGGTCGGGGCCACCCAGcccacagcaccagcaccaggggCCTCACCAGGCGTCCCGTGCTTTCTTGGTCTCGGGGCAGGCGCAGCAGGGCTTCAGCGGCTTCTTCTCCGCCCGCGGCTCCCCTGCGCCCTTGGCGTCGCAGCTGGCGGCGGCGACCGTCGACATGGCGGCCGGCTCCCGGCGCGCACAGCCTGCGGAGCACCAACGCGGAGAGAGCGGCCCGAGGCGCTCAGCTGGTTCCGGGTGCCCGGCCGCGTCCACCGCCCCTTCCCGGCCCGCCTGCGCCCCGCGGCACGCCGGGAGATGTAGTCCGGAAGCTGCCTGCCGCCTCGCCCTGCGCCTGCGGGCCCCTCAGGCAGCGGTGTTGGCCGTTACCCCAGCGAGGGCAGACCAAACGTGTCACCCAAACGGATCCCCGCTCCTGTAACGATAAATGAGGTGTCCAAAGAGGCGTTTCCCCAGGAACACTTAATGgccagaaagaaaagggaagggaggagcgGGGAGCAGGGTAGAAAATGGCGTCAGCAGCGGAGAGGAGCCATCACCAGCGGCGGTGTTAGCaggagcatcaacagagaggaTTTCAGCTCTGCCAGAGCCAAGCTTCATGATCAGAACGTAGCAGCCAGCTTCCTAAAGCTCTTTTCCCCCTATTCAAGCAGTGGGGAAAATGGGCTCAGTTCTTCATCGCAGTTGTGCACTGGAGAGCTGTGGCAGTGAAGGACACGTGGCTAGGCAGGTATTGCCATGTATCACACAATCACAGAACaggctgggttggaagggaccttcaaagatcatttagtccaaGCCCCCTGCGAGGAGCAGGGACATGTTCAACTAGGTCAGGTTGACCAAGAACCACATCCAggcctctgggcaacctgtgctagtgtttcaccaccctcattgtaaagaactttttcctcaCATGATGAGGAAATAATGCTCGTAGCCATCTTTATTAGCAACGTGAAATATTGCTGTCTCATGGCTGGGAGCTGGCTGGTCCTTGCCATGGGCAATAGGGGAAATGATCCAGAGCTGCTTTCCCTTTGCAGTCTGCCCCAAACCAGGCACCAGCAGCCTTCCAGGTCTCTGccacatagaatcccagactggtttgtgttggaagggatcttaaagctcatccaggtccaatcccctgccatgggcagggacatcttccactagagcaggttgctccaagcccctgtgtccaacctggccttgagcactgccacactgccagggatggggcagccacagcttctctgtgcaccctgtgccagcgcctcagttccctcacagggaagatgcttttcctaatatctaacactaaatctaccctttgtcatcttaaagccattgcccttgttctgtcactacaggcctTGTCCAGATTTCTTcagtccctttaggcactggaagctgctctaaggtctctccggagccttctccaggctgaacaagcccagctctctcaggctgCT
This Lathamus discolor isolate bLatDis1 chromosome 4, bLatDis1.hap1, whole genome shotgun sequence DNA region includes the following protein-coding sequences:
- the LOC136012540 gene encoding cytochrome c oxidase copper chaperone; translated protein: MSTVAAASCDAKGAGEPRAEKKPLKPCCACPETKKARDACIIEKGEENCGHLIEAHKECLRALGFKI